A genomic region of Ignavibacteria bacterium contains the following coding sequences:
- a CDS encoding TonB-dependent receptor, producing the protein MKKFVYAVLITFYLVTSLYPQGRGIRGFVYDSTSKSPLAYAHVTLTPIPLNDFPFYTTTNDKGYFEFRRINPGKYILEITFLGFEKYVDTIQVNWGGKNLDTIYLKQSFVSLKEIVVSERVPQVEQKGDTLVFNASAFKTAPNSTLEDLVLKFPGVEKDENVIKVQGEEVKRVLVDGRRFFGDDPNIALKNLPAEIVDQVQLFDKKSEQAELTGFQDDQTEKAFNVITRVDKRKGYFGRLFGGYGTNDRFNSGVNLNSFNNEEKISFLGMANNINLSSFSVFDLTSSEQFSGPQRGRGFRGRGGQQSNPLLNMPINTGSGNNDIYAAGINYSNVFQNKLELSGSYFFNQVKNLNNSRTLRQYTSDLSGLDNMSEIISSTGNNYDHRFSLFIDYRLDTLNIIRLRPDLQITTNSVKTSSFSENYLINNVFLNSNSYERANDIKNFNLSNDLTYSHRFALQGRTISFGLSTSIIQQNSDYDLFSITEKLDSLILTSDSLNQISNYINKRFNGSVNISYTEPVGTNSYIRIRFNPFYFNEQRSRDNYEISDFANKTLEYDSLISNSFQNQNLSWRGSFSYRYFDENLRLEFDLMFQHHIRKGIQKFPVSFESINRFNAILPSFEINYRFSDEKQLRVDFSTRAQIPSISQLQNTIDFSNPQFLKTGNPNLNKVLVNELRARYFITDPQKGSFNAYTINLNYSIDNIGNNVIVITRDTILQGNVLVNRGTQFSYPVNVGNAFSINTGFLYSFKIETLSSNFAISTDLTYSRTPNLINGKENITQQFFAAENISLSSNQSKFDYRVNYSPGFTYSYNSLNKNISKYLTHRIGLNFRGNLYDELFLSTQLNYFYNPRAASSDQKSSIFWNIGTGYRFLSDRRAEIKLEVIDVLNQRKQLIRMIREDYFEDRYTQLLERFFILTFTYNLRAFR; encoded by the coding sequence ATGAAAAAGTTTGTATATGCCGTTTTAATTACATTTTATCTAGTAACCTCACTATATCCGCAAGGGCGAGGTATACGCGGTTTTGTGTATGACTCAACTTCAAAGTCACCTTTAGCATACGCCCATGTAACTCTAACACCAATTCCGCTTAATGATTTTCCATTTTATACAACAACCAACGATAAAGGATATTTTGAATTCAGAAGAATTAATCCCGGCAAATATATTTTAGAAATCACCTTCCTTGGTTTCGAAAAATATGTTGATACAATTCAGGTTAATTGGGGCGGAAAAAATTTAGATACGATTTATTTAAAGCAATCATTCGTTAGCCTGAAAGAAATTGTTGTCAGTGAACGGGTTCCTCAAGTTGAACAGAAAGGAGATACACTAGTTTTTAACGCATCAGCTTTTAAAACTGCTCCTAATTCTACACTTGAAGATCTTGTATTAAAATTTCCCGGTGTAGAAAAAGATGAAAATGTAATCAAAGTTCAAGGCGAAGAAGTCAAACGGGTACTTGTTGATGGTAGAAGATTTTTTGGTGATGACCCAAACATCGCTCTCAAAAATTTACCAGCAGAGATTGTCGATCAGGTTCAGTTATTTGATAAAAAAAGCGAGCAAGCTGAATTGACTGGTTTTCAAGACGATCAAACAGAGAAAGCTTTTAATGTAATTACACGAGTGGATAAACGAAAAGGATATTTTGGAAGATTATTCGGCGGATATGGGACTAATGATAGATTTAATTCAGGTGTAAATCTGAATTCATTTAACAACGAAGAAAAGATTTCATTTCTTGGAATGGCAAACAATATAAACTTAAGCAGTTTTTCTGTTTTTGATTTAACTTCATCAGAACAATTTAGTGGCCCGCAAAGAGGAAGAGGTTTTCGAGGTCGTGGAGGACAGCAATCAAATCCACTCTTAAATATGCCAATAAATACTGGATCCGGTAATAACGATATTTATGCTGCAGGAATTAATTATTCAAATGTTTTTCAAAATAAACTTGAACTTTCTGGAAGTTATTTCTTTAATCAAGTTAAGAACCTGAATAATTCCCGGACATTAAGGCAATATACAAGTGATCTTTCAGGGCTTGATAATATGAGTGAAATTATTTCTTCAACGGGCAATAATTATGATCATAGATTTAGTCTGTTTATTGATTACCGGCTTGATACATTAAATATTATAAGGCTTCGTCCGGATTTACAAATTACGACCAACTCTGTTAAAACATCATCGTTCTCGGAAAATTATTTGATTAATAATGTATTCTTAAATTCAAATTCATACGAAAGAGCGAATGATATCAAAAACTTTAATTTATCCAATGATTTAACTTACAGCCACAGATTTGCACTTCAAGGAAGAACGATTTCTTTTGGATTAAGTACTTCTATTATCCAACAAAATTCTGATTATGATTTATTCTCTATCACCGAAAAGCTTGACAGTTTGATCCTGACATCTGACTCACTTAACCAAATTTCAAATTACATTAACAAAAGATTCAATGGATCTGTAAATATATCTTATACAGAACCAGTTGGAACGAATAGTTATATAAGAATTCGATTTAATCCATTTTATTTTAATGAACAAAGATCAAGGGACAACTATGAAATTTCTGATTTTGCAAACAAGACTTTAGAATATGATAGTTTAATCTCTAATTCATTTCAAAATCAAAATCTTTCCTGGAGAGGATCTTTTTCATATAGATACTTTGACGAAAATTTAAGATTAGAATTTGATCTAATGTTTCAACACCACATAAGGAAGGGAATTCAAAAATTCCCCGTAAGTTTTGAAAGCATTAATAGATTTAATGCAATTTTACCTTCCTTTGAAATCAATTACAGATTTTCAGATGAAAAACAATTGAGGGTTGATTTTTCTACACGAGCTCAAATACCTTCAATTTCACAACTTCAGAACACAATTGATTTTTCAAATCCACAATTTCTAAAAACCGGAAATCCAAATCTAAATAAAGTTCTAGTTAACGAACTCAGAGCAAGGTATTTTATAACCGATCCACAAAAAGGATCATTTAATGCTTACACAATAAATCTTAATTATTCGATTGATAATATTGGCAATAATGTGATCGTAATAACTCGAGATACAATTTTGCAGGGTAATGTTTTAGTTAATCGTGGAACGCAGTTTAGTTATCCTGTAAATGTTGGGAATGCTTTTTCAATAAATACAGGTTTTCTTTACAGTTTTAAGATTGAAACGCTTTCGTCGAACTTTGCAATCTCAACAGATTTGACTTATTCACGAACACCAAACTTAATCAATGGAAAAGAAAACATTACTCAGCAATTTTTTGCTGCTGAGAACATTTCGTTAAGCAGTAATCAAAGTAAGTTCGATTACAGAGTTAATTACTCACCTGGATTTACGTATTCCTATAATTCATTAAATAAAAATATTTCGAAATATCTGACACACAGAATTGGACTTAATTTCAGAGGTAATCTCTACGATGAATTATTCCTCTCAACTCAACTAAACTATTTCTACAATCCACGAGCTGCAAGCAGCGATCAGAAGTCGAGTATTTTCTGGAATATTGGAACTGGTTATAGATTCTTAAGTGATAGAAGAGCCGAAATAAAACTCGAAGTTATTGATGTCTTAAATCAAAGGAAGCAATTAATTCGAATGATTCGTGAAGATTACTTTGAAGATCGATACACGCAGTTGTTAGAGAGATTTTTTATCCTGACTTTTACTTATAATTTGAGGGCCTTTAGATAA
- a CDS encoding cytidylate kinase-like family protein — protein MLVSGAYEKAKLYIETHSREKEELQKKKIKIEAGPCITISRQTGAAAGEISELLIDLLKPHSKNPQLEWAVFDKNLIEKVIEDHKLPEKLSEYLTEEKHSFLNSMMNELFGIHPSPLRLVYKTTKTILQLAQMGNCIIVGRAANIITRNLENTYHIRIIAPLKKRIEQVQLYFNYSEDEAKKFIEKEEEKRRDYVKHYFHKDIDDPSLYDLIINTERHSLDEVAQIIACAVMKKLKKYFK, from the coding sequence ATGTTAGTCAGCGGGGCTTACGAAAAGGCAAAACTCTACATCGAAACTCACTCCAGAGAAAAGGAAGAACTTCAGAAGAAAAAAATAAAAATTGAGGCGGGACCATGTATAACAATCTCGCGGCAAACTGGTGCAGCTGCCGGTGAAATCTCAGAGCTACTGATTGATTTGTTAAAACCGCATTCAAAAAATCCCCAACTTGAATGGGCAGTATTTGATAAAAACTTAATCGAAAAAGTGATTGAAGATCATAAACTTCCAGAGAAACTTTCTGAATATCTTACTGAAGAAAAACACTCATTCTTAAATTCAATGATGAACGAACTCTTTGGAATTCATCCTTCGCCATTAAGACTAGTTTACAAAACAACAAAAACAATTTTACAACTCGCCCAGATGGGAAATTGCATCATTGTTGGAAGGGCAGCAAACATTATTACAAGGAATTTAGAAAATACATATCATATCAGAATCATTGCACCTTTGAAAAAAAGAATTGAACAGGTGCAATTATATTTTAATTATTCAGAAGATGAAGCAAAAAAATTTATAGAGAAGGAAGAAGAAAAAAGACGGGACTATGTGAAACACTATTTCCATAAAGATATCGATGACCCGTCTTTGTATGATTTAATAATCAACACTGAAAGACATTCACTTGACGAAGTAGCTCAGATAATTGCCTGTGCCGTAATGAAAAAACTTAAAAAATATTTCAAATAA
- a CDS encoding NCS2 family permease, whose translation MKKFFHFDELNTNYKQEIIAGITTFITMAYIIVVNPKILEAAGIPFGPSLVATALTAAIGTLLIGIYAKRPFAIAPYMGENAFIAYTVVKILGYSWQTALGAIFISGILFIILTLTKVRVWLAKAIPESLKISFAVGIGLFLIFIGLNESGIIQLGTPGAPVRIGNVRSFEVILSILGFLLITILMMKKINGSILIGIIVVTFISVISGLIQIPEKIFTLPPSLEPTLFKLDIVGALSWGFFSVILTIFILDFLDTLGTLIGLGYKADLIDKEGDFPEIEKPMLCDAISTCIAALLGTTTAGIYIESAAGIQAGGRSGFTAVIVALLFLLSIFLVPLIEIVPPYAYGPALIVVGILMMSPVGRINFDDASEFIPAMTVIFLMSFSFNIGIGMTAGFVIYPLLKIFDGKVREIKSGMWILFIFSVLFYIFYPY comes from the coding sequence ATGAAAAAATTTTTTCACTTCGATGAATTAAATACAAATTATAAACAAGAAATTATTGCTGGCATTACAACCTTTATCACAATGGCTTATATCATTGTGGTCAATCCTAAAATATTAGAAGCCGCTGGAATTCCTTTTGGTCCTTCTCTTGTTGCAACTGCATTAACCGCAGCCATTGGAACACTATTAATCGGAATTTATGCAAAAAGGCCATTTGCTATTGCTCCTTATATGGGCGAAAATGCATTTATCGCTTACACCGTGGTGAAAATTTTAGGCTACAGCTGGCAAACCGCTCTTGGAGCAATTTTTATTTCGGGAATTTTATTTATCATCTTAACTTTAACAAAAGTTAGAGTATGGCTCGCTAAAGCTATTCCAGAAAGTTTAAAAATTAGTTTTGCTGTTGGGATTGGATTGTTTTTAATTTTTATCGGTTTGAATGAAAGCGGTATTATTCAGCTCGGAACTCCAGGTGCACCTGTCAGAATCGGTAATGTGAGAAGTTTTGAAGTCATTCTTTCAATTTTGGGATTTTTACTAATCACAATTTTGATGATGAAAAAAATCAATGGGTCAATTTTAATTGGAATAATCGTTGTTACATTTATCTCGGTTATCTCAGGACTGATTCAGATCCCAGAAAAAATTTTCACTTTACCACCGTCACTTGAACCTACATTATTCAAGCTCGATATTGTCGGTGCATTGAGCTGGGGATTTTTCTCAGTGATTTTGACAATTTTCATTTTAGACTTTTTAGATACTTTGGGAACATTAATTGGACTTGGTTACAAAGCTGATTTAATTGACAAAGAAGGTGATTTCCCTGAAATAGAAAAGCCAATGTTATGTGATGCAATTTCAACATGTATTGCTGCACTGCTTGGAACTACTACTGCAGGTATTTACATTGAGTCAGCAGCTGGAATTCAAGCTGGAGGCAGATCTGGATTTACTGCTGTTATTGTAGCTCTTTTATTTCTCTTATCAATTTTTCTTGTTCCTCTAATTGAAATTGTACCGCCTTATGCTTATGGACCTGCTTTGATAGTAGTTGGAATCTTAATGATGTCTCCCGTTGGCAGAATAAACTTTGACGATGCGAGCGAATTCATTCCTGCAATGACCGTGATTTTCTTGATGAGTTTTTCTTTTAATATTGGAATTGGAATGACTGCAGGTTTTGTAATTTATCCGTTATTGAAAATTTTTGATGGAAAGGTCAGAGAAATAAAATCTGGTATGTGGATTTTATTTATCTTTTCCGTGTTGTTTTATATTTTCTATCCTTACTAA
- a CDS encoding GNAT family N-acetyltransferase, giving the protein MNLKVKFIEGEKVYLRPVEENDLQLFYFGKNNPQVRETLFLFYPMTYEQVRAEINSQTSTRENLLFTIVEKEKDEPVGLTSFVRIDYVSRMATFFLAIWNPAHWSKGFGTEATKLMVEYGFDILNLNRIQLHVAVENKNAIRAYEKCGFKIEGTLREAMYHHNRYCDFHLMAILRSEFYQMKH; this is encoded by the coding sequence ATGAACCTTAAAGTCAAATTCATTGAAGGCGAAAAAGTTTATCTCCGTCCAGTGGAAGAGAACGATTTACAGCTTTTCTACTTTGGCAAAAATAATCCTCAAGTGAGAGAAACTCTTTTCTTATTCTATCCAATGACTTACGAACAGGTTAGAGCTGAAATTAATTCACAAACAAGTACAAGAGAAAATTTACTTTTTACAATTGTTGAAAAAGAAAAAGACGAACCTGTTGGATTAACTTCATTCGTTAGAATTGATTATGTAAGCAGAATGGCAACTTTCTTCCTTGCGATCTGGAATCCTGCACATTGGTCAAAAGGTTTTGGAACTGAGGCAACAAAACTTATGGTCGAATATGGTTTTGATATCTTAAACTTGAATCGAATTCAACTTCATGTAGCAGTTGAAAATAAAAATGCAATCCGAGCTTATGAGAAATGTGGTTTTAAAATCGAAGGAACTTTAAGAGAAGCGATGTATCATCATAATCGTTATTGTGATTTTCATTTAATGGCGATTCTGAGATCAGAATTTTATCAAATGAAACATTAA